The Kosakonia sacchari SP1 genome includes a window with the following:
- the waaA gene encoding lipid IV(A) 3-deoxy-D-manno-octulosonic acid transferase, with the protein MELLYTTLLYLIQPLVWLRLLLRSRKAPAYRKRWAERYGFCRNKVKPDGILLHSVSVGETLAAIPLVRALRHRYPSLPITVTTMTPTGSERVMSAFGKDVHHVYLPYDLPCAMNRFLNNVRPKLVIVMETELWPNMISALKARQIPLVIANARLSERSAKGYGKLGKFMRRLLSKITLIAAQNQEDADRFLQLGLKRSQLTVTGSLKFDISVTPELAARAITLRRQWAPRRQVWIATSTHDGEEAIILQAHRKLLETFPDLLLILVPRHPERFQDARNLTQKAGFSYTLRSSGEIPSSSTQVVIGDTMGELMLLYGIADLAFVGGSLVERGGHNPLEPAAHAIPVLMGPHTFNFKDICARLQEAEGLITVTDADSLVKEVSTLLTDEDYRLWYGRHAVEVLHQNQGALARLLQLLQPYLPQRSH; encoded by the coding sequence TTGGAATTGCTGTATACCACCCTGCTTTACTTAATTCAGCCTCTGGTGTGGTTGCGATTATTACTTCGCAGCCGCAAAGCCCCTGCTTACCGCAAACGCTGGGCTGAACGCTATGGTTTTTGTCGTAACAAAGTGAAGCCAGACGGTATTCTGCTGCATTCCGTCTCCGTGGGAGAAACGCTGGCGGCGATCCCGCTGGTACGCGCGCTGCGCCATCGTTACCCTTCGCTGCCCATCACCGTGACCACCATGACGCCAACCGGCTCAGAACGGGTGATGTCGGCGTTCGGCAAAGACGTACATCATGTTTATCTCCCGTACGATCTGCCCTGCGCCATGAACCGTTTTCTCAACAATGTTCGCCCGAAGCTGGTGATCGTGATGGAAACCGAACTGTGGCCGAACATGATCTCCGCGCTGAAAGCGCGCCAAATTCCACTGGTTATCGCTAACGCGCGACTGTCAGAACGCTCGGCAAAAGGTTATGGCAAGTTAGGCAAATTCATGCGCCGACTGCTGAGCAAAATCACGCTGATTGCAGCGCAAAACCAGGAAGATGCCGACCGCTTTTTACAATTGGGCTTAAAGCGCAGCCAGTTGACCGTGACCGGCAGCCTGAAATTTGATATCTCCGTAACGCCAGAACTCGCTGCCCGCGCAATAACGCTGCGCCGCCAGTGGGCACCACGCCGCCAGGTGTGGATTGCCACCAGCACGCACGACGGCGAAGAGGCGATTATTTTACAGGCGCACCGCAAGCTGCTGGAAACTTTCCCTGATTTACTGCTGATCCTGGTGCCTCGCCACCCGGAACGCTTCCAGGATGCGCGCAATTTGACGCAGAAAGCCGGGTTCAGCTACACCTTACGCAGCTCGGGCGAAATCCCGTCCAGCAGCACACAGGTGGTGATTGGCGATACCATGGGCGAGCTGATGCTACTTTACGGCATTGCCGATCTGGCGTTTGTCGGTGGCAGCCTGGTCGAACGCGGCGGCCACAACCCGCTGGAGCCTGCTGCACACGCTATTCCCGTGCTGATGGGGCCGCATACGTTTAATTTCAAAGATATCTGTGCACGCCTGCAGGAAGCGGAAGGGCTGATCACCGTCACCGATGCGGATTCGCTGGTGAAAGAGGTGTCGACCCTGCTGACGGATGAAGATTACCGTTTATGGTACGGTCGCCACGCGGTGGAAGTGCTGCACCAGAACCAGGGCGCGCTCGCGCGTCTGCTGCAACTTCTGCAACCGTATTTGCCTCAGCGGAGCCATTAA
- a CDS encoding sulfatase-like hydrolase/transferase → MLSKSLSAHGKLGRDSVRTLLLTLSFVVLFSFSELIVIAKDHVYRPKSDDIALYLIIALLAAISARFIITRLLLSVTFIIQVTEAIYYQFYGQFYGPSEVWLAFVETNDIARGMLDSLGSLGIFFSILAIALVFILGFTRRLAPQWRNSLAVPCLLAITIMFVGQFYKAKDGQMYKFNPDLRHSLLRNGLSAVSFSAMRLIPEAISGENQNIASYEPYQVAPRSDFRFGKYSIILAIGESLNPHRISALGYERDTTPELKALMEQYHGSSKLIVSNAVSTRVAIPMLVNNLREPDNYFAYKSKATNIFANANKQGFETAFISAQGLEGLSNWIGIHDIDLWEDTQIRPAPDIGADQVLTPSVEDAGMNWDKPFLMVLNSRAPHIPYDSNIPQGFAKFSTPALSDTVAQKKNEYDDAVRFYDKELASAIRTVMAKSKLPVLVFITSDHGERVGEGGLFGHSVVEMPIAEVPFIYFSNDPTMSLSAISPQAPRNHYQLATLINKMIGFDVSNPNQKDDSYYITGGDIRGLSEKVTYHLDSLSDVKP, encoded by the coding sequence ATGTTAAGTAAGTCTTTATCGGCCCACGGGAAATTGGGGCGCGATAGCGTACGGACTCTGCTCCTGACGTTATCTTTTGTAGTGCTTTTTTCTTTTTCTGAACTCATTGTTATCGCGAAGGATCATGTCTATCGCCCCAAAAGTGATGATATTGCGCTTTATCTTATCATTGCTCTGCTGGCCGCTATCAGCGCGCGTTTCATCATTACGCGTTTATTGCTGTCCGTAACCTTTATCATTCAGGTTACAGAGGCCATTTACTATCAATTTTATGGTCAGTTCTATGGGCCAAGCGAAGTCTGGCTGGCTTTTGTTGAAACAAACGATATCGCCAGAGGCATGCTTGACAGCCTGGGTTCACTGGGGATTTTCTTTTCTATCCTGGCGATCGCGCTTGTCTTCATTCTCGGTTTTACTCGCCGCCTTGCGCCGCAGTGGCGAAATTCACTGGCGGTACCGTGCCTGTTAGCCATTACGATAATGTTTGTCGGTCAGTTTTATAAGGCCAAAGATGGGCAGATGTATAAATTCAACCCGGATCTGCGCCACTCATTGCTACGTAATGGTTTGTCTGCGGTAAGCTTCAGCGCCATGCGCCTGATCCCTGAAGCCATATCCGGTGAGAATCAGAATATAGCGAGTTACGAGCCTTATCAGGTGGCACCAAGAAGTGATTTCCGGTTTGGTAAATACTCAATCATTCTGGCGATTGGCGAAAGCCTGAATCCGCACCGTATCAGTGCTCTTGGCTATGAGCGCGATACGACGCCGGAGCTGAAGGCATTGATGGAGCAATATCATGGCAGTAGCAAACTGATCGTCTCCAATGCCGTTTCTACCCGTGTCGCGATCCCGATGCTGGTGAATAATTTGCGTGAGCCAGACAACTATTTTGCGTACAAGTCAAAAGCGACCAATATTTTCGCTAACGCGAACAAACAGGGGTTTGAGACTGCGTTCATTTCAGCGCAAGGGCTTGAAGGCTTGAGTAACTGGATTGGTATTCACGATATCGATCTCTGGGAAGACACGCAGATTCGCCCGGCACCCGACATCGGTGCGGATCAAGTGTTAACTCCGTCGGTTGAAGATGCGGGAATGAATTGGGATAAGCCATTCTTGATGGTTTTAAACAGCCGTGCACCACATATTCCTTACGATAGTAATATCCCGCAAGGGTTTGCTAAATTCTCAACGCCTGCGCTCAGCGACACCGTGGCGCAGAAGAAAAATGAATATGACGACGCTGTGCGCTTTTATGACAAAGAGTTGGCATCCGCCATCCGTACTGTTATGGCGAAATCGAAGCTACCAGTGCTGGTCTTTATTACTTCCGACCACGGCGAGCGGGTTGGAGAAGGCGGTTTATTTGGGCATTCGGTCGTTGAAATGCCGATCGCAGAAGTGCCGTTTATCTATTTCAGTAACGACCCCACAATGTCGCTAAGCGCTATTTCGCCACAAGCGCCACGCAACCATTACCAATTGGCAACTTTGATAAACAAAATGATCGGTTTTGATGTGAGCAACCCCAATCAAAAAGATGACAGCTACTACATCACCGGGGGCGATATCCGCGGCCTTTCCGAAAAAGTGACTTATCATCTGGATTCCCTTTCGGACGTTAAACCATAA
- a CDS encoding glycosyltransferase: MTKFRLHIVSHDDFIATNFADFQTLMDESVNPDDIPQRFYCGGRGVWTFQTMLSLNYYYPGEIAFSWGTECRADAINLLHNDHFGYRIKPWNGLTVVARTDRPPVLGADYVVEQNPAVLSTPGRIFIPHWPQPGLQPRERDDNTVHTVAYFGSKDSLPEAYQTEKFKQRLADQGITLRISFDNWTDYRDVDVCLSFRKNHDHRLARKPASKLINSWLGKTVMICDDEPSFRAIRESELDYLIAKTPDETFAAIMKLKNSPDLFARMREQGEKRRLAHSHEAVAANWNALFESIWKKGLHNRTTAGRALRFVLSKAIRPLTRKF; encoded by the coding sequence ATGACCAAATTTAGGTTACATATCGTCTCACATGACGACTTTATCGCGACAAATTTTGCCGATTTTCAGACCCTGATGGATGAAAGCGTCAATCCGGATGATATTCCCCAACGGTTTTATTGCGGAGGCCGGGGTGTATGGACATTTCAGACCATGCTCAGCCTGAATTATTACTACCCTGGCGAAATAGCTTTTTCATGGGGCACTGAGTGCCGTGCAGACGCCATTAATTTGCTTCATAACGATCATTTCGGTTATCGGATAAAACCGTGGAATGGTCTTACTGTTGTCGCCAGGACCGACCGCCCGCCCGTGCTCGGCGCAGATTATGTGGTTGAACAAAATCCGGCGGTCTTATCGACACCAGGGCGAATATTCATCCCACATTGGCCTCAACCGGGTTTGCAACCGCGTGAACGTGACGATAACACCGTGCATACCGTCGCCTACTTCGGCAGTAAAGACAGCCTTCCGGAGGCATACCAGACCGAAAAATTTAAACAGCGGCTGGCAGATCAAGGTATTACGCTGCGCATCTCGTTTGATAACTGGACAGATTACCGCGATGTGGACGTATGTCTGAGCTTTCGCAAAAACCACGATCACCGACTGGCGCGTAAACCGGCCAGTAAATTAATTAATAGTTGGCTGGGCAAAACCGTCATGATCTGCGATGACGAACCTTCTTTCCGGGCTATACGCGAAAGCGAACTGGATTATTTGATCGCCAAAACGCCCGATGAAACCTTTGCCGCCATTATGAAGTTGAAAAATTCTCCTGACTTGTTTGCCCGCATGCGTGAACAAGGAGAAAAACGGCGACTTGCGCATTCCCATGAAGCTGTTGCAGCTAACTGGAATGCCTTGTTTGAAAGTATCTGGAAAAAAGGGCTACACAACCGCACTACCGCCGGGCGCGCTTTGCGCTTCGTATTGAGTAAGGCGATTCGTCCGCTTACCAGGAAGTTTTAA
- the coaD gene encoding pantetheine-phosphate adenylyltransferase, with protein sequence MSTKAIYPGTFDPITNGHIDIVTRAATMFDEVVLAIAASPSKKPLFDLPERVALAQAATAHLLNVSVVGFSDLMANFARAQQANILIRGLRAVADFEYEMQLAHMNRHLMPELESVFLMPSKEWSFISSTLVKEVARHQGDVTHFLPPDVHQALLEKLK encoded by the coding sequence ATGAGTACAAAAGCGATTTATCCCGGCACCTTTGACCCCATAACTAACGGGCATATTGATATTGTGACCCGTGCCGCCACGATGTTTGATGAGGTGGTGTTAGCGATTGCCGCCAGCCCAAGCAAAAAACCGCTGTTTGACCTGCCAGAGCGCGTGGCGCTGGCGCAAGCCGCGACGGCACATCTGCTGAATGTGTCCGTGGTGGGGTTTAGTGATTTGATGGCCAATTTTGCCCGCGCCCAGCAGGCAAATATCCTTATTCGCGGCTTGCGGGCGGTAGCGGATTTCGAATATGAGATGCAGCTGGCGCATATGAACCGTCACCTGATGCCGGAGCTGGAAAGCGTGTTTCTTATGCCGTCAAAAGAGTGGTCGTTTATCTCTTCTACGCTGGTCAAAGAAGTGGCACGTCATCAGGGCGATGTCACCCACTTCCTGCCGCCTGACGTTCACCAGGCGCTGTTAGAGAAGCTTAAATAA
- a CDS encoding glycosyltransferase, translating to MSDTPQLSLVIAVYNGEKFLSAFFDSIKAQQLESLEMIVVNDGSTDGSAEVIARYASEFTHFQVINQANQGVSAARNTGLAIARGEYLAFPDIDDVIYPGMYPRLLEIATQGNLDVATCNGTYIYDDGRPAKKIFPSDKLSSTGVLEGPVWLQMALSSRKFLHVTWLNIYRHAFIKEHGFTFEHGLRHQDIPWTTEVLLTAKRVQYVDETFYDYLIHSASVSHIPGTNDTRMRSARHYMKILEMLDAINLRYPEQVKRVPACQWQIAKEGLGILHEINNIDDLAKKREITQELFDRGIWSMIWQNARGFRQRWRLGRRYFRLKKLIK from the coding sequence ATGTCCGATACACCGCAACTGAGCCTCGTTATTGCTGTTTATAATGGCGAAAAATTCCTCAGCGCATTCTTTGACAGTATCAAGGCTCAACAGCTTGAAAGCCTCGAGATGATTGTTGTTAACGACGGTTCAACCGATGGTTCTGCAGAAGTGATCGCGCGTTACGCCAGTGAGTTTACTCACTTTCAGGTGATCAACCAGGCTAACCAGGGCGTTTCAGCAGCGCGAAATACCGGCCTTGCCATCGCGCGCGGTGAGTATCTGGCTTTCCCCGACATCGACGATGTGATCTATCCCGGCATGTATCCGCGTCTGCTGGAGATAGCGACGCAAGGTAATTTGGATGTCGCGACCTGTAATGGCACTTACATCTATGATGACGGTCGTCCGGCAAAGAAAATTTTTCCGTCCGATAAACTCTCTTCGACAGGCGTACTGGAAGGACCGGTTTGGTTGCAAATGGCGCTCTCATCGCGCAAATTTCTGCACGTCACCTGGCTGAATATTTATCGTCATGCGTTTATCAAAGAGCACGGTTTTACGTTCGAACACGGTTTGCGCCATCAGGATATTCCCTGGACAACGGAAGTATTACTTACCGCGAAGCGTGTTCAATATGTGGATGAAACGTTTTACGACTATTTGATCCATTCTGCATCGGTATCACATATTCCAGGTACCAATGACACTCGCATGCGTTCAGCGCGTCATTATATGAAAATCCTCGAAATGCTCGACGCGATTAACCTTCGATATCCGGAACAAGTCAAACGTGTTCCGGCTTGTCAGTGGCAAATCGCCAAAGAGGGGTTGGGCATTTTGCATGAGATTAATAACATTGATGATCTGGCAAAAAAACGTGAGATCACGCAGGAGCTTTTTGACCGTGGGATTTGGTCAATGATTTGGCAGAACGCACGTGGATTCCGCCAGCGCTGGCGTCTTGGGCGTCGCTATTTTCGGCTTAAAAAACTTATTAAATAA
- a CDS encoding glycosyltransferase family 2 protein: MSKRLSVVMIAKNAADLLPDCLASIAWADEIVLLDSGSSDDTVGIASRAGAKVFTHTDWSGYGVQRQLAQRYASGDYVLMLDTDERVTPELAEHIRVTLAAPQPGAVYSISRRNYFLGRFMRHSGWYPDRVTRLYERERYQYNGNLVHESLDAPQAPVIALSGDLLHLTCRDFASFQRKQLNYATAWAQERHQRGKKTSLPGIFAHTLGAFVKTLLLRGGMLDGKQGWLLAVVNAQYTFNKYTELWALNHGYSEKE, translated from the coding sequence ATGTCCAAACGTTTGTCGGTGGTGATGATCGCCAAAAACGCGGCGGATCTACTGCCCGATTGTCTGGCATCCATTGCCTGGGCGGATGAAATTGTGCTGCTGGATTCCGGCAGCAGCGACGACACGGTAGGCATTGCCAGCCGCGCGGGCGCCAAAGTCTTCACCCATACCGACTGGTCGGGTTACGGCGTACAGCGTCAGCTGGCACAGCGCTACGCCAGCGGCGATTACGTTCTAATGCTCGATACCGACGAGCGCGTCACCCCGGAACTCGCAGAGCACATTCGCGTGACGCTCGCCGCACCGCAGCCGGGGGCCGTTTATAGCATTTCCCGCCGTAATTATTTCCTTGGTCGCTTTATGCGCCACAGCGGCTGGTATCCGGATCGCGTTACCCGCTTGTACGAGCGTGAGCGCTATCAGTACAACGGCAATCTGGTACATGAATCGCTGGATGCACCGCAAGCGCCGGTCATTGCGCTCAGTGGTGATTTGCTGCATCTGACCTGCCGGGATTTCGCCAGCTTTCAGCGTAAACAGTTGAATTACGCCACGGCGTGGGCGCAGGAACGCCATCAGCGCGGTAAAAAAACGTCGCTACCGGGGATTTTCGCGCATACTTTGGGCGCATTCGTCAAAACATTATTGCTGCGCGGCGGCATGCTGGATGGAAAACAGGGCTGGCTGCTGGCAGTGGTTAACGCGCAGTATACTTTCAATAAATACACCGAGCTGTGGGCGCTGAACCACGGTTATTCAGAGAAAGAATAA